ATTGAAACAGACTTGATGAATTCAACGAATTTAAATTTGAGAGGATGGGCTTAATAAATGCTCTTAATGATTTCATAGTCCTAATTCGAATGGTCTATATTAAGATAGATTTGATGAAATCACCTACGTAAGTGTGAAGGACTAGCTACCTTCTATGAGAGATATTAGGTAGTTTTTCTAGAGCACTTACCAGCATCCCGAGGTGTATTAGCTAAAATTTGTTAATCTATCGCAAAACATTAATTGAATCTAAGATTAGTTGTGTGTCATGAGTTAAACCTTATCTCAACAAGTTCAAGATTCTTTCACTTGTTAAAGAGAAGAATCATTTATTTCACTATGTACTAGTTCAAATTCACAAGATACTACTACTTCAGTGGCTAATTTCGCTATTGCTCTTCTCATGTTTTACCCTTTTTTATCATGTTTACAAAAATTATTTTACACTAGTAGGGGAATGTTGGTAatgcaaagaaattgaaaaaaaaaattaaacagttACAATTTGACAAAATCAGAATCTTGCTTTTAAACGGTTACGATTTGAAAGAATCAGAATTTGGCTATTAAGATTTTTTAGGAAACTGACTCTgcaaatttatcattttaccccttCAACAAATAGAATAGAAGGTCATTCTCCTCAATTTTCATAGAACACAACAAGAGAAAAACAACTTCTCTCATGCTTctgttttttaaattttggtgttcCACAAAATTAAATGAGGGggaaattctgtctaggagatttGTTTTAAATGGGATCATCTGTGACACCTCCAGTCTTTCTTGGGAATTAAACCTAGTGTGGTTTCGTTGGTTTTCTTCCTGTTTATTTTCCGACCAACTGTTTTTGTTTTTTCGGTTTCAATTCTTTTCAAAAAGAGCACTACTAACTGTGTTCCACCTTTTTTATTCAAGTGTACAACTATTGAAGTATTGTGTTAACCTTGGGAGGCGATATCCACTACAGATTATGTCAATCAAGGCGAATTTACTTTTAAAGCAGTGATTATTCCATGACATAgtaatttctttatttatttacacTCATTTTGATTTCTTGTCAACGCTAATAGTTTTATTTTTGCAGCAGTATATTTCCAATAGTTGAGACGACATTtgctattttaaaaaaattcccaTATCAACAATACCACCTCAATATAGTCTAAAAAATAAGGTCGAATCGTGCTACAATGTTGCATACTTCATAACTTCATTCATAGCTGGAATTGAGATGATCCATACTTTGAAGAGTACATGAAAAATGATCCTAATAATCTTAgttatataaattcaaatatcaATTTAAATGATTAAGAAATAGGTCAAGGACCAACAATTTAATGAGTATATGTTAAATGCCATAGAGAGAATAATCCAACAAATATGGAATGTTAAAGcaattagataaaattgcataCGATACttatttttcttgttatttttatttgtaaCCGTACTGATAGCTACTTTCTTGGATTACCATATTACATACAGtgggttaattttaattttgttacttTAATGAGTGAGGGGTGTTCCATTCCATGACTAAATAATTTGTGATTAAAGATGAAGAGTtagaacttaattacaaattaattgacttctaattatatatgtctaatCGATCCTTCCACTAGTTCAATATAACTCTGCATGGATTGCTTATAAGAACCATTTTATAAATGGACGAAATGGCATGAGACATAGATTCTATGAATTATTATACACAGTAAATGCATTTTCTCGAAGCAATAAGAGACAacttagaaattaatttaatttatttggattattatttaattgaatgtaattaaataattgtgtccaaagtgaaaattaaattaattagtcattaaattttattaaataagacaattaaatttatttactcataatatataatatgataaaatttttataattttgatgaaattagaaTTGTGTTGAATAATtatatgagtttattttaatttaatttaaaactgGACTACACATACATTTATACCTAATACATGAAAAGCCTTAGAAAGCCCAATTAATAGGCAAATGGGCAACACACTTAGATGGTAATCCTAGTGTTTGCCACCTAGCCTACAGAGTTCTAGTAGAActttacttttcttttaaaatattatttcccATCTCTTACTATTCTAGTAGAACTTTTGTAATTTTCCCCATATATAGTGGCTAGgagataacaaaaataataagaaaatatatgGGGATTTTTTtgttgaattttagtgaaaactTTATTGGGGTTATTTTCTTGGAGTtcaataaattctatttttcatGAGTATTTGTAATATAAATTTGTGAGATTATAATTGCATCCTCTTTGGAAATTATAAATcaaatgtttgatattgaaatTTTCGATTTTGGATTCCCTTAGAGAAAGTCAACTTTCCCTACTAGAAAGTCTTAGTTTTCATCCTAtgttttgttattaaatagagCCCATTCTCTAAGCATTCAAGAGTTCAACAATAGTATAGAAGATCATTCAAATTAAAACTAGAAGGATTTAGATGCTAGGTCCAATATTCAACAAATCTCCCTAACTTGAAAATACAAGTactaaattttgtgaaatttattACTGTAAATATCACAATTAGGATccaattttgtgaaaatttctaaaatttatctcTGCAAATAAAACTATTTTTCGTAACTTGTTTTTTCAACATTTACACCCCTTTTGCTAGATCACAAAAATTTGTACTTTGTATTAGATATTCACTTTGTACTTTCAACTTGGATTTTCCTCAAAATCCATTTTTTCATGCTTCTTAAGGAAGcatcactctttttttttttaaaggtaaGGAAGCATCATTCTTAAAAGGTCATGTTGATTGGAAAAATAACTTCATTCATTCAAATACATATCTCCATTCAAATGAATTTGTGCCAATAGCTAATCTATCATCTTTGGGCCATCAAATATTACATTTTGAATATTGCAAAAAGCTTTACCAATTTCACAAATTCTTAATAACAAGGATACTAGCAATGTTTACTACAATGACAACCATAAATAAAAGCAGAACTTCCATATATCATATATACAACATATTCAACAAATGTAACAATAACAATACATAGAAATTTCAATGATTTCAACGGTTCTTAATAACAAATAATCCAATAAAAATAACATCAACTTACTACAATGACAACCATAAACAATAACATAATTTCTTTATGTCATACAGAAAACAAATTTTAACAATTAGGAAAACAATAATAACATAACATTATCTCCAAAACACacttagaaatttattttaacatttgaTTAATACAACAACAACATAACACTGGCTACAAACATTAATCCCAACTATTATACCACTAATTTAtgaattatgaaaaaaaaatCCCATTGAATGAGTTGCAGAACATTTgcacataatgaaattattgcgAGAGGATTACGAAAACTTTTAAGAAAAAGTTATTTTtgaatgactttttttttttatctttcctTTCAAATGAAAACGTACAACTTATGAAAGAGGAGAGGGGAATTGACTAGCTTAAGTATTCCTGAAGTTGACAACCACAAGTGTCGACTCCATTAAAAAAAAGCCTAAGTTtgacatatataaaaaataaaattgttgTTGCATagggaaattttaaaaaattgtcaATGAATGTGTTTCATTATTACCAAAATGATTTatacaatatatttatttaaCATATACAACAATGTCTACGAATATTGAAATAATCCTATAAATGTATTTCCAAAAATAAGTTTCGGAGAtattaggaaaaaaaaaattatgaatgcGTCGTATAATCATTGTATTTGTTGATGACTCGTACCTTTCTTTTTAAGAAATAAAGGAGAAAATTACAATAGTGAAAGGCAAATCAATCAAGACTGGAGCCCAAAATTATAAAAGCCCATAAAAAGCCCAGCCAAGAAAAAAGTGTCATTTGCCAATTTAATCCCTGCGTCTGGTCTCAAATATCCAAAATGCCGCTAAACCTTCAGACAAGAAAGCCTCGTAAACCCCCAGCTGAAACTTTAAACCCGCCGGCCCTTTATTTTTCATTGCAAGAAAGGGAAACAAAAAATTCCTCTAAAATTGCCGTTTCTTCACttaatagaaaaaaaatttgtaatctaagaaacaaaatttttgttagcttttgatttgtttttttattttaatggcCAAGGGAGATGATGCAgtgagaagaaagaaaaacaaagcaCAAAGAAAGAAGCTAAATAGGAAAAGTGATTCTTCAACTGTATCAGCTCGAGTTGCTTCCATTATCGCCGCCAAAAAGCGCCGAAAAGCCGGTAAACGTCGCATTTGTGAGGTAGTCTAATGACCCTTTCATTAGTTCTCAttgattttcctttttctttttctgggTTAAATTTGGTTCTTACTTTTTACTTTTTGGAGTAAAATTTAGGTGTTTGGTAATTAATAAATTTGACTTGGTATTGAATTGGGTGAGTTAGAGATATGGGAATTGCTTGTTTTACTCAGAAGTGGAAATGTGGATACATTATTGGTAGGAATGGTTAAAATTCTCTTAATAGCATGAGAGGTCGAAGTTGGATGTGGGGTGCTTCTTTTGTGTATGTAGGATGACCAGTGAATTAGTTTATCAGCAACGAGCTGGTGGGAAAGAACTAAATACTGATTTGTTCATAGCATAGAATGAGATTTTTATATGATGAGGAGCATGAATGGGGAATGATAGCCGGTTTTGGGATGGTTTGTTTTGATAAATTATTAGATTGTTCAGGATACTATGAGTGAAAAAAGTTATTGCAAATTTAATCTGGCTTCAACTGTTTTTGCTGTCAGTGATGCATAATTCTGTTGTAACGTAGTGGTTTTTAAAATGTTATTCAGGGGATGTGTTTTAGCCTTCCGACTCCTGATGATCCCTTCAATGAGAGACTCGATAAGAAGGATATCAGTAGAAGGGAACCCCAAAAACCCAAACCTTCGAAACTGGATCGTAAAGTTTCAGCCAAGAGGAAGGACAGTGTGGCAACAAAAGGATCTGTTCTTGGGCATAATGTGGCTTTGAAGGATGGACAGAAAAAATCAGTTACATTAATTAATAATATGGGGAAGTCTAGACATATAGACTCAGGCAAAAAAGAGATTCAGCAAGATGGAAAGAAGGTTGGTCTCCATGGTAATCAGGAACAAGCCTGTAAAAGTTCTGATTTTCCATCAAAGTATCTTATACTCTGCCTGAAAGCAATAGAGGATACATTGTATCCTGATGGTACCTACAATGGCGAAGAGGGAAACCGGCTATTTGTGAACCCATGGGGTATTGAGTTCTGGAAATGTTATTCTGCTGGAAAGGATATACTTGAGACAAGTGGGTCATCTTCTGATTTTGAGCAAATTGCATGGATTGCTTCAACTGCTGCTGATGTTATTTCTAGGAGAGAGAAAGAAGGTCACTTGTTTACTGGCCCTTTCCTTCTATTCATTGTACCATCCAAAGAAAAAGCTCTTAAGGTTTCTATGATCTTCTCTATACCTTTTCATTATACGCTTATTTGTTGGTTTTGTGTTTTCAATGACTTCTTTCTTCAGAAGTTATCTTCTGTTATCTTTAGAAGCCCAACACAATTTAGTAATTTACAATGATAGGCCTGTTGTGATATAGGCTAATGTCAAGGTAGTGGATAGAAGGACCCATGTGGCTTCTGCTTCATTACTTAATACTATATTAATATTTCACCATCCACTAAGATAAATGGAAAACGTAAACCTATATTCAAGTGTTAGTTGTTACAATACACAAGAATGTGATCACATTTGAATGGAGGCTGAGGCTGTTTTGCTAATTTACTATTCTAAAACAATATTACTTTTATGCATTGATGTGGTAAGCCTATTTTTTGTTGATTTATTTATTCATGTAATAAGTTATCATTTATTCTGCTCAGGTACGCTCGCTCTGCAAGCCTCTGAAAGCTCAAGGGATACATACAGTGAGTTTACACCCAGGTGCTTCCATAGACCATCAGATCAATGGGTAAATATAATCCAAATCTTTAAATTAAACCTTCTCCTTGAAAAGATTAATGTGGTGTTTTTCCCTCAATTCTGTGGTTTTCTTCTGTAGTCTGCAGAGTTGTGAACCTGAGTTTCTCGTGTCAACACCTGAGAGACTTTTGGAGCTAGTTTCCTTAAAGGCCATAGATATATCTGGGGTCTCCATGCTGGTAAGCCTGTCTATATAATTTGGAAATTCTCTTGTTGCATATAATATGCTCCCTTATTTCAATGGTCAGTCTGTAATGTTATCTATATAAACAAGTTTCTTAAAGTGTTGGACAATGTTTATGGTTATTTATGCATGTATAACTAGGTTTTTTCAACTTAACGTATTCTTTATGAAGTTTCTCCTTTCATTTTTTCTTCTTACTGACATTTCTTCCATTCTGCTAGATATTTAGATTTTCAGATGAAGTTAATTTTGTGCACAAGTAATAGTGCAATTCAAGCATACTTTAGGACTATACATGTTGCATATAGCAAGTTTAATGTTATATATCATTTGAACATTTTCCCATTTTGGAATGTCATCAAGTTTCACTCAGGGACGTAATATTTTGGATTCATTTACTTCTAGTTGCCCACCCATCCTTGCCACCTATCTTCCTCTACATTTCATTGAAGTCGTTAAATTTTACTGTCTAAAGATTAAATGCTTGAATAGGTTATTGATGGTATGGAGTCTGCTTCTGGAGGTTGTTATCTTGATACTGTAAAGTCTATCAGGCAGGCTATTTCAGGAAAACCCCATACTCTGGTGTTCTTTAATTCCTTCAATAATGCTTATGTCCCTGCTGTGCAAAGTCTACTGACTGGATTAGTCTATAGATTATCGCTCAATGATTCTGTTGCCAGTCAAAGTGCTGGCATCATCCAGTCTATACATGTCTGCTCGTCAAAGGAAGAAAGGACAATGAAGGTagtctttctctctctctctatatacacatatatatctgTAACTTCTCCCCTGTATTATTGCATAAAGAAaactgatttttatttttaatgcaaGCTCTTGCTATATTAAGATTCCAGACCAGTTTTCTGTAAGGAAATGGGCAAAGTGAGGCATAAGCCTTATGAAGTAAggcaaaattttttttctctaaaatttatggttatcaattcgagttttaaaatttatttatgtgAAAATAATTTAACCGAAATTGACGTTGGCTGTGTGGAGGTGGTTCAAACATTGGCAATGACAGAAGTCAGACatgattttaattatgaaaattattgCTTTCTAGTAATGATATTGCATGAACACATTGAATCCTTGCTTTAATGAAGCATAAAGTGATGATAATTCAACTGACGATTCTATGGATATATTATAAGCTTTACTAAAAAGAAAAGCTTGACATTTCAAAATTGTATAATTACAAATTTACATCTTCTAATTTTGAGAATTAGGTCATGTTAGAGCCTACTTGTTTCAGCTAAAGTAGTGGTCAGGGAACTGATTAGATTTGAGCTTAACTAGGAAGGAATGAGTATAGTTATAGCTGGATTAAAATAATGAATCCAGAATACTTGCTTatgataaacacagaaaatacttaaaaataatcaaaactgAGATGTTTTCAGCAGTTAAGCTGAGAAAGTTTAAAGAAGTCTGAGTTAAAAGGAATGTGTGATAAAATGGATTTTGTTTTCCTCTGCATTTTTATTTGAAAGtggaaagcaaaaaaaaaaaaaaaaaggatttagGACAAAAACCTATAAGTTGGAAAGCTCCTTGTTCTGCCTATATTTGTCAAAATGGTGAAGGTACCTCAACCTTCCTGCTTGAGTGGTATACTCCAATCCTCTCCTACTGATGAGGATCTAAAAGCTTTGAAGTGCAAGTTTGCTGCATCATGACTTTGTTTCTTTGCCTCATTATGAAGAAACTTAGAAAATAGATTCTACTTTTTCTGCTAATTAGTTTACACCTATAAAGAGAGGAATTCACACAAACAAGGAAAAAACATCCCTAAAAATCAGTAACTTCCTAAGAATCAGTGACTGAGATTAGTTTCTATTTACAAGAGAACTCCTAGTAATAAGGTAAGTTTTCTGTCCTTAATTTTAGGAATTCcaacactccccctcaagctggAGTGTAGATGTTTATCAAACCCAGCTTGCCAATAACTTCTTCAAACATGTTTCTGTTCAAACTTTTAGTTAATACGTCTGCAACTTGTTGTCTAGTAGGTAGGTAGGTGATGCACACTTCTCCTGAGTGTATCTTTTCTTTTATAAAGTGGCGATCTATTTCCACATGTTTGGTGCGATCATGATGCACAGGATTATGTGCTATGCTGACAGCTGCCTGGTTGTCACAGTACATCTTCATAGGCCTGGTGTAAGGCACTTTTAGTTCCCCATAAGTCTTTGTATCCAAATTCCTTCGATATACCATGAGATAGTGCTCGATACTCGCCTCTGCCTGCTGCGTGATACAACAAACTGTTTTTTGCTGCTCCACGTCACGAGGTTACCCCAAACATAACTACAATAGCCACTTGTAGATCGTCTATCGTTAACAGAACCTGCCCGATGCGCATCGGTGTAGACTTCCACATTCAGGTTTGCGTTTTCTTGAAATGCGTGCCTTTACCAGAGTTCCTTTCGAGATACCTTAATATTCTATATGCGACTTCCGGTGCTTCTCCCTCGGGGCATGCATGTCTTGACCGATAACACTTACACTAAAGGTTATGTCTGGACGGGTGTGAGATAGGTAGATGAGTCTTCCTACTAGTCGTTGATATCTCCCCCTATCGATTTCTTCTCCATCCTCATTAGTGCCCAATTTAAGGTTAAATTCCATAGGAGTTTCGGCTGGTTTGCAGCCCATCAAACCAACTTCTGACAGTAGATCAAGAACATATTTCCTTTGGGAGATGGAAATACCTGTTTGGGACCTTGCTACCTCCATACCAAGAAAGTATTTAAGATTCCCCAAGTCTTTAAGCTCGAACTCTGTACCAAGGAATTATttcaacctcacaatttcgcttGAGTATCTCCTGTTAATATTATATCGTCCACATAAACGATGAGGATGCAGCATTTTCCCTTTTCCGAGTGCTTGTAGAACATGGTGTGGTCTGCCTGCCCTTGAATGTAATTTTTGCTGGTCATAGCTTTTGCAAATCGGTTGAACCACGCCCGTGGAGATTGTTTCAGCCCATACAAGGGCTTCTTCAACTTACACACTTGGCCCTTGCTTTCTTCAAATCCGGGTGGGAAATCCATGTACACTTCCTCACTTAATTCTCCGTTGAGGAAAGCATTTTTTACATCCAATTGAGTCAAGTGCCAATCAAGGTTGGCAGCAAGAGATAGGAGGACGCGAATGGTGTTTAGCTTGGCAACTGGTACAAACGTCTCGTCGTAGTCAAGACCATAAGTTTGAGTGAAGCCCTTAGCCACAAGTCGAGCCTTGTATCGGTCAATACGGCTATCGGGTTTAAATTTCGTAGTGAAGATCCATTTGCATCCTACTGTTTTTTCTCCCTTAGGTAGATCCGAGACTTCCCATGTTTCATTATTTTTGAGGGCCTTCATTTCTTCCATCACAGCTTGTCTCCACTTAGCTGATTCAAGAGCCTCTTATATATTTTTTGGAGTTTTTACAGAATCAACATTAGTCACAAAAGCTTTGTAAGACTTAGATAAATTTCCATAGGATACAAACCGAGAAATAGGGTGTTGAGTGCAGCTCCTTGTGCCCTTTCGAACTGCAATTGGAAGATAGATAGATGGTGACGGAGGTGAGACTTCTATTTCAGAACAGTCCTCGGTTGGGGATGCAATTGGCACTGCTGTATCAGTTTCAGGAGAACGATTCGTCGAGAGTAAACCTGTATTTCGGGAACCTGTTTTTGCTGTTTTCCTTGATCAGGCGGCTGTACTTCGGTGGTGGTATTGTTATTTGGAAGGATCGGGCTAATTTCTTGCTGCTGCACAGGGGAAACAGTAATTTCTTGCTGCTGCACAGGGGAAACAGTCTCTAAATCTGGGATTACCACAGCACCTTGGTTGTTAGGCTTGTTTGTGATAGTAATTGTAGGATCATGAGGTATAATGAGGAGAGTATTAAGGGTCTCATCTTCAT
The Gossypium arboreum isolate Shixiya-1 chromosome 10, ASM2569848v2, whole genome shotgun sequence genome window above contains:
- the LOC108489525 gene encoding ATP-dependent RNA helicase DBP3 isoform X1 gives rise to the protein MAKGDDAVRRKKNKAQRKKLNRKSDSSTVSARVASIIAAKKRRKAGKRRICEGMCFSLPTPDDPFNERLDKKDISRREPQKPKPSKLDRKVSAKRKDSVATKGSVLGHNVALKDGQKKSVTLINNMGKSRHIDSGKKEIQQDGKKVGLHGNQEQACKSSDFPSKYLILCLKAIEDTLYPDGTYNGEEGNRLFVNPWGIEFWKCYSAGKDILETSGSSSDFEQIAWIASTAADVISRREKEGHLFTGPFLLFIVPSKEKALKVRSLCKPLKAQGIHTVSLHPGASIDHQINGLQSCEPEFLVSTPERLLELVSLKAIDISGVSMLVIDGMESASGGCYLDTVKSIRQAISGKPHTLVFFNSFNNAYVPAVQSLLTGLVYRLSLNDSVASQSAGIIQSIHVCSSKEERTMKGIQALDNAYSNQIIAQHLKVLYVVGKDNNIQKLVSAVKFKGYSISISSYLNSMESGNSLDCGGRIPTVSIIHTENISCTDLGEYGVVIIPDFVLSIDDYLQILTRMARHTVNGVLHSFLTKDDSRHAGPLIEILEQCGEEVAEELRNL
- the LOC108489525 gene encoding uncharacterized protein LOC108489525 isoform X2, which produces MAKGDDAVRRKKNKAQRKKLNRKSDSSTVSARVASIIAAKKRRKAGKRRICEGMCFSLPTPDDPFNERLDKKDISRREPQKPKPSKLDRKVSAKRKDSVATKGSVLGHNVALKDGQKKSVTLINNMGKSRHIDSGKKEIQQDGKKVGLHGNQEQACKSSDFPSKYLILCLKAIEDTLYPDGTYNGEEGNRLFVNPWGIEFWKCYSAGKDILETSGSSSDFEQIAWIASTAADVISRREKEGHLFTGPFLLFIVPSKEKALKVRSLCKPLKAQGIHTVSLHPGASIDHQINGLQSCEPEFLVSTPERLLELVSLKAIDISGVSMLVIDGMESASGGCYLDTVKSIRQAISGKPHTLVFFNSFNNAYVPAVQSLLTGLVYRLSLNDSVASQSAGIIQSIHVCSSKEERTMKGIQALDNAYSNQIIAQHLKVLYVVGKDNNIQKLVSAVKFKGYSISISSYLNSMESGNRLWWQNTHSLHYPY